TTTCAACATTGTGTGTTTAGAATAATCCGAATTATGTTatatcaaatgaaaatgatcaaaaaatatctatttgaatatatagGCATTTATTTCTACATAATCTATACTatgaaattatatatatatatatatatatctgtTCATAGAAGCATAAAAGCTAAGTATCCGTATAATGATTAGAAATGTAGACGTTCTAATGTTCTCAGATTTTTAGCAGCCCCATCTTCTGAATCTTCATGAGCATTGGATACGTTAACTTTGGGCCTGTTCATCTCTAAACCTTCTAGTAAAATACATGCTTTACATATCTTATTACTAGATAAGTAACCACATCTTTCACACCTATTCCCATCGACAAATACTTGCTTATTGTCTTCagtattttcattttgaattttatttttatttgctgTACTTTTCTTTACTGTAGTTTTCTTCTTTGCTTGTTTAGGTTTTAATACTAGATTTTCCCCACTATGGATAATATCGATAATGCAACTTGGTCTAATAGCTTCAagatttttcatatattcTCTAGCGGTACCTCTAAAAGCCTCTGGTGCATATGTGCATTCCGTAGAAAAATAATCCAATTTCTTATAATGTGCATACAGTACAATTTCCTTTTGatacatatatttaaatggtTTAGAACGTTTGATGGGCGAACCATTACTCTCAGTTAAAATAGCTGTAGATTTCTCAAGACGTGCTACATCACCACgtaatatattcattaatacTGTCTCTGCCATATCATCTGCATTATGCCCAGTTACAACATGTTTTATCCCTAGCTTATTTGCACCACGGTCTAATGCCTGTCTTCTAAGAACCCCACAATATGTGCAACTATTTCTAATCCCAACGATTTCCACAATTTCATCCATTGTCcaattatataattctttataagACACAATTTCTAATGgtaaattatattgtttttgATTTCTTTTCACAGTAGCCAATGAATCATCTCTATAACCAACGATACCTTCATCAACACTCAATAACACAATATTAATGCCATAATGATGTCTTTCATTCAGTAGTTTCATTATATAAGCTAATACAGTGGAATCCTTACCACCTGACGCTCCCACAGCAACAGTTTCACCAggataaaataatttcgtAGATACTATAGTATTGTGTATTTCAGTTTCAAAAACATGATAAAAACATAATTTGCAAATTTTTTGCAAATTTTTGGGTCTTCTAATAATAGCCTTACGTGAATGACATATTTCACATAATTGTGATAACTTCACTGGCTGCTTATTGGTTGGATCAGTTGGTGGAGTATAAGACATGGATATTTAGTTGTATAGCTTTATGCTTGCTAATACTCCTTTTCTAATACAAAAAAGTATCAATACTAATATAATTACAGCTCATCgcatatttttatttttatttttttttccaattacCGGGGAATGACATATCTATTACTAAggcaaaaaaaatgataccTTCACAAGACTTGactaaaataaatatttaagtaTTGTCAGAAAAGTACAATAATCATTACGTTTAATATAAAagctttaaaatttcattgagaaattctaaaaatattttcgtagttacaatatttaattcacTGAAGACGTACAATAGTATAGAAATACTAttgtatatttaaaatttattagatattaGGATGTGTAtgtcaataaataaatataattttatattgaaTTGTATTGtactattttatataaagatatttttgGGAGTTCTCTAcctatttcaaataattttttttttttttggtaatttttgtttaatcaTTTAGAAAACAAAATGTTTTAATGAGTTCATACAATAAGAACCCTTAATTGAGCATTATTAATCTAATgaggaaaataaaataaaaatgaaaatagaattaaattgataatgaatAGGAGATtatgatattttgaattttttttacttgaaaaaatttttaaaaaattatgtgTGATTTGTTTGCCCTCTAATAAAACAAActagtaaaataaaaacagaaataaaagtaaaatgtttttttggtatttttataaaacttttattacaataaaagcaatatttttttccctttttttgtaaatttttgaagaagaattcttctatattttttatagatttttttttgaaagtttttttttttggttaaTAGTGGATGGCTCAGTTAAGAGGTCCTCAAAAAAGAtttagtaataaaaaattgaatagtaaaaaacagtattaaatgaattttaataaaaaaaaatttaaatcccAAATACCAATGAGTTGTtgttttcttattttttttaatgttcttttaaaaacgtaattttttttgttttataaattatatttagatGTATTCGCTCTCGAAAATTGGTTgaagtataataatatacctTCTATTTTTGACTTTTAGTTTTAACTTGccgtatttttttttattttatattattattttttttaatatttaaaaatttgaatttatgCTACGTTCGATATTATTAGCTCTAATGATCTCATAAGAGTATTATGGCCATAATAATTCGAAGTATTCATATATATCAATGgattagaaaaaaaggtAGAAGCATAAAAAAAGTGTAAAAAAATGTGAAGATTAATAGACAgttgaataattttcaaaaggtggatatcttaatttttcaattctaatattattattattagtagtagAAGCAGTTGTGTTATAGTTTTGGTGAGGCTGTTGGTCAAGATTCCAATATGgcaaagaatttaaattcatttgatGAGGTTGATGAATAATCTGTGGAGGTTGCATCAATTGTGGAATCGAACAAGTATTTGATTGTTGAACAATTTGAGAAGTTTGTGGGAGGAAGGAATTAAAAGACACATCAGAAGGACTAAATTGTGAAATTGGAGTACAAATAGAAGCAATATTCAAAGCATTTggttttgaaatattatttgtattactTGATATGGTAGTAGTTGTATTGTTATTTggattataataaaaattattagcatAAGAAGGAGATGGGTAAATATTTGAGTTAATATTACTTGGAGTTTCAAAACCTTTTGAaggtaaatattttgaataattgtTGTAATTCTTTGTATTAgaactattattactattattcatcatcatattattatatgaaGTAGAAGGAGTAATTGAATAAACTGATTGATCAAAGGAATTGTTATAGAAAGATGAAGTTGAAGAAGATAGTGAAGTTGGTGAAGTTGAATTTGGTAATGGAATAGAAATTGGAATTGAAGAGGAATGAAGTGGAGTGttcaataatgaattagtattttgtggttgatattttttgcaaaaatattcaaaagcATTAACATAATCATTATAAGAAATGAATTTATCATCATACAATTTCCAATCAAAAATCTTTaaccaatttttttcatattcattaataaactTCAATTTAATACCAGTAGCATCTGACCAAGATTTATTTGTAAAAgttttatcatcattaaatttgttTGCTAGTATAAATGATATCATtgtattttgataaattacaTTAACAGAATTACCGCCAATAGAAGCAATACCATTTGGTAATTtagtaatatattttgataaataatcTAATGCCAAAAATATAGTTACTGAAGGTAATCTTGTAGCATTCAAAACAGAAGAGACACctttaatgaataaatCAATTGTGGTGGTTGGCAtgttattatcatctaattGATTCTTATCCATTGAATAAGAAggattaaaaatgatattggTGTAATTAACAACATACTCCGACATGTACTGCAAATTATAATCCAACACCTGACTTACCCCACCGTTAATCTGTTCTTCCTGGAAAACAGTCTGTTGTTGAGGAGCAGGTGGTGGTTGTGCCATATTAATTTGTTGAGGTGGTGCGTTAATCTGTGGTGCAACAAATGGTTGTTGTTGAGGTTGATTATTAGTAGCAGAATTATAATATGGATTTGGTAGTTGTAACTGCATGTTCATTTGTAATTGGGattgtaattgtaaattcatttgcatttgcatttgaagttgcatttgcatttgatTTACAGGTGCCAATAATGGAGCAGAAGCAACAGCTGcgtttgtatttgtattagtaGTAGGATTTGTATTAGTATGGTTTATCATCCCAGGTGGAGGAGGAAGCATTCTTTGAGGGAATGTAGATGAACAGGTGGTGGAAGTAGGAGCAGATGTGATGTTTGTAATCGTAGTGGTGGTGGTTGGAAGAGCAGTATTTGCTGGGtaattattgatgatattatgAGCTCTAATATTATACAACATAGAATCAAAAGAAGCACTAACAGCAGtcatatttacaaaaaaatttgtgaAGAgtattacttttttttaaaaaaaataaataaagtcAAAAGGTAATGGATAACgaatgaatttaaaaataaaaatgtgagtaatataataaaattaatttttaatgagttattaatattattattagttatattttattgaaacaaattaaGTGAATAactatttcaaataaaataaaaagaaaactaaATTATCAGAGGTGAcgaatgaaaaaaaataagtaaaaaaagttaagaGTAAAGTAGTTAAGTTGAAAGAgggttttttttattctttaatttaaGATAGCCTCTTTGAACTGAGGATTAACAGCAGCAgaagtagtagtagtagtagtggTTATGAGTAAGTAGAATGGATGAAAATGGAggaaaattaatataattaaataaattcaataagacacaaatatatttaataaatataataaaaaaccaAACAAAATGATCGatagagaaaaaaaaaaagaaacaggTAGTTAGTCAGTGAGTCAATCAGTCAATCAGTAGTCAGTCAATTAAatcaactttttttttgagaTTCTGCAACGACACTAACGAGTAAAACAGTTAGTGACCACCACAAAAAATAGATCAAGTAGAAGAAGTTTAAATTGCAGACTTCTTAGGCTTCTTAGGCTTCTTAGGCTTAAGTTAAAAAGATAAAGTTTTGTATAAACAAAGAGAGagttaaacaaaaaaaaaaaaaaaaaaattaaaaaataattttttttgattgaTTAGTTCTTTGaatcttcttttatttatattctgCCTATCGTATTAGCTTACTACTGGttgttgatttttttttttcagtatTTGGATATTTGTTAGTAGttgaaaagattattatattgtattatattatattatattcttATATTCTTATATTCTATTACTTTTTCGTATTAAATAACGGGGTGATATATGGGGGTGATATGGCTTGGTATGGTCTCTTCTAATCTCAAgacgaaaaaaaatgacCTAAAcagttttatatatttatatatttcatcTTTCAATTCTATATTCATGATGgaataatattccaaagGCCTGTTTGTTGAACATTTCCAGCTCATCATCACCTCCAAAACGAGCCGAGACGTTTCGCCGAATGGCAAAATTTCAAGTGGGTGGGATACCACTCAGGCCACAAAATAAGACCGATTTTGTCATCCACGGAACAAAAGAAAGGAGCTAGAAGTGTCACAAAAGATACAAAAGAACAAGAGTCATGTGATACTTGGCGTGCCACAAATTAAGTATATCCTAGATAATTGTGTATAcgttttatttattatttttatgatTAGTATTATgagtagtagtagtacCAGATCATTTCTCAGGATGAAGGGATTGCAGCGTTAATAATGACCGATTACGGTTCGTGTCAGATGGCATAGCATTTGCTGTGGATACATCTTGCATGCTTACATCCACATCATCTTGATCCATGATATCCATCCAACGAACTTTCTT
This DNA window, taken from Henningerozyma blattae CBS 6284 chromosome 3, complete genome, encodes the following:
- the CLG1 gene encoding Clg1p (similar to Saccharomyces cerevisiae CLG1 (YGL215W); ancestral locus Anc_3.527) produces the protein MTAVSASFDSMLYNIRAHNIINNYPANTALPTTTTTITNITSAPTSTTCSSTFPQRMLPPPPGMINHTNTNPTTNTNTNAAVASAPLLAPVNQMQMQLQMQMQMNLQLQSQLQMNMQLQLPNPYYNSATNNQPQQQPFVAPQINAPPQQINMAQPPPAPQQQTVFQEEQINGGVSQVLDYNLQYMSEYVVNYTNIIFNPSYSMDKNQLDDNNMPTTTIDLFIKGVSSVLNATRLPSVTIFLALDYLSKYITKLPNGIASIGGNSVNVIYQNTMISFILANKFNDDKTFTNKSWSDATGIKLKFINEYEKNWLKIFDWKLYDDKFISYNDYVNAFEYFCKKYQPQNTNSLLNTPLHSSSIPISIPLPNSTSPTSLSSSTSSFYNNSFDQSVYSITPSTSYNNMMMNNSNNSSNTKNYNNYSKYLPSKGFETPSNINSNIYPSPSYANNFYYNPNNNTTTTISSNTNNISKPNALNIASICTPISQFSPSDVSFNSFLPQTSQIVQQSNTCSIPQLMQPPQIIHQPHQMNLNSLPYWNLDQQPHQNYNTTASTTNNNNIRIEKLRYPPFENYSTVY
- the NCS6 gene encoding Ncs6p (similar to Saccharomyces cerevisiae NCS6 (YGL211W); ancestral locus Anc_3.524), translating into MSYTPPTDPTNKQPVKLSQLCEICHSRKAIIRRPKNLQKICKLCFYHVFETEIHNTIVSTKLFYPGETVAVGASGGKDSTVLAYIMKLLNERHHYGINIVLLSVDEGIVGYRDDSLATVKRNQKQYNLPLEIVSYKELYNWTMDEIVEIVGIRNSCTYCGVLRRQALDRGANKLGIKHVVTGHNADDMAETVLMNILRGDVARLEKSTAILTESNGSPIKRSKPFKYMYQKEIVLYAHYKKLDYFSTECTYAPEAFRGTAREYMKNLEAIRPSCIIDIIHSGENLVLKPKQAKKKTTVKKSTANKNKIQNENTEDNKQVFVDGNRCERCGYLSSNKICKACILLEGLEMNRPKVNVSNAHEDSEDGAAKNLRTLERLHF